The Stigmatella aurantiaca DW4/3-1 genome contains the following window.
AGTACTTCGCGTAGGTGGCCGCGTCGCGCAGCCGGAAGTCCCCGGACAGGTCGACGATGCGCACGCCCGAGGCGAGGATGTCGAGCACCACCTGGGCCGCGGTCTTGTGCGGCATGGCCAGGAAGGCCACATCGGCCCCCGCCACCGCCTCTTTCGGAGACAGGGATTCAAAGGACAGCTCGGTGAGCCCGGCGAGGTTGAGGTGGACATCGCTCACCTTCTTGCCGCTGCTCTCCCCCGCCGTGGTGCGAACCACTTCCACGTGGGGGTGGAAGAGGAGCCGGCGGAGGAGCTCCGCGCCGCCGTAGCCCGAGCCACCGAGAATGACTGCCTTGAGCTTGTTGGCCATATGCCAGGACTCCTGAGGATGAGGCAGCGGTGTATAGGGTCTTGCCGGGCGCGAATCCACCACCTCGGCACCGCCGCCGCCTGCCGGCTGGCCAGCCGAGGCCAATTGTGGAACGGTTCCCCCCATGAGCACGGAATGGATTCTGCGCCCCATCGCGCGCCAGGACGATGCCGCCGTGGCCCACATCATCCGCACCGTGATGCCCGAGTTCGGGGCGGATGGTCCGGGCTTCGCCCTGCATGATCCCGAAGTGGACCGGATGAGCGCCGCCTACTCCCGTCCAGGCCACGCCTACTTCGTCCTGGAGCAGGGAGGCCGCGTCGCCGGAGGGGGCGGCATCGCCCCCCTGGCGGGGAACACCGATGGGGTCTGCGAACTCCAGAAGATGTACTTCCTGCCCGAAGCGCGGGGCCAGGGCCAGGGCGAGCGGATGCTGCGCCAGTGCCTGGCCTTCGCCCGGGAGGCGGGGTACCGGCTCTGCTACCTGGAAACGCTGACGGGCATGGACGGGGCGCAGAAGCTGTACCAACGCCTGGGTTTCGAGCGCATCCCGAAATCCATGGGCAGCACGGGGCACTTCGGCTGCGACCGCTTCTACACGCTGCGGCTCCAGCCCCTTTCCGGGGAGGGCTGAGCAGGGCGCTCTCCCGCTCCCCTGCCATCCAACCCAACGGGTCACCCCCCTTCGGCCCAACCCATCAGGGCTTCCGGCAAGCCCTCCCCGGCTCCACCTTGGGGGCATGGAATCCGGACAGCGGGACAAGGTCCCCTTCGAGATCGAAGCCGTCCTGGGGCGCATCCGGCAGGAGGTGCGAGGCTTCGCGGACGCGGCGATGTTCGCGCTGGCCGCCCAGGGGCACACCACCCTGTTCGAGCAGCTCGTGGCCTGCATCCTGTCCATCCGGACCCGGGATGAGGTGAGCCTGCCCACCTCCTTGGCGCTGCTCCGGCGGGCCCACACCCCCGAAGCCATGAGCCAGCTCACCCCTGAAGAGATCGAAGCCCTCATCGCCCAGGTGACCTTCCCCGAGCCCAAGGCCAGGCAGATCCACGCCCTCGCGAAGCGCACGGTGGAGGAATTCGGAGGCCAGTTACCGGCAGACGCCGAGGTCCTCCAATCGTTCAGGGGGGTCGGCCCCAAGTGCGCCCACCTGGCGTTGGGTGTCGCCTGCGGGCACGAGGCCATCAGCGTGGACATCCACGTCCACCGGGTGACGAACCGCTGGGGCTACGTGCGGACCCGCTCCCCCGAGCAGACATTGAAAGCCCTGGAGGCACGCCTCCCCAGGGCTTACTGGATCGAGATCAACCGGCTGCTCGTGCCCTTTGGCAAACACGTCTGCACGGGCAGCCGTCCCCAGTGCTCTCGCTGCCCAGTGCTCGCCATGTGTCAGCAGGTGGGGGTCCTTCACCCCCGCTGAGGCCTACCGGTCCTGGCCCACGAGCTGGGTCATCCGGCGGGCCAACCGGCGCCAGGGATTGGTCGTCCCGCCCGTGGCCAGGGTGATCTCCCGCGAGTGCTCCAGGTCCCGCATCCACCCCTGTTCCAGCTTCTGGGCAAGCGCCTGGTCCGCCACCACCATCGAGCCCTCGCCCAGCTTGTTGAGCGACAGCGCGTCGAAGTTGGTGGAACCCACCACGGAGAGCCAGTCATCCACGAGGATCGTCTTGGCGTGCATCATGGACGGCTGGTACTCCCAGATGCGCGCCCCGGCCCGCAGCAGCTCCGCGTAGGTGGCGCGCTGGGAGGCCCGGATGATGGGCACATCGTGCACCGGGCCGGGCCCGAGGATGCGCACGTCCACCCCCTCGTGGGCCTTGTGAATGAGCTGCTCCATGATGGCATTGGGCGGCGTGAAGTACGCGTTGGCAATCCACAGGCGCTTGCGCGCCGAGCCGATGACGACGCGCACCATCCGCTCGGCGTCCGTCATCCCCAGCTTGCCGGCGCTCGCCACGAAGCCGGCGCGCACGGGCCCTGTGTCGCGGGCTGCCGGCAAGTCCTCGGGGTGCAGCAGACTGCCCCCGGACTCTTGCCACGCGCGCGAGAACGCCAGCTGCATCTGGCACACGGATGGCCCTTCCACGCGGATGTGCGTGTCGCGCCACTCCTCGGGCGCCAGCCCATCGCCCTCCCAGACCTTCCAGATGCCGAAGCCTCCGGTGTAGCCCTTGTGCCCATCGACGATGACGAGCTTCTGGTGCGTGCGCCCCAGCAGCCGGCCCAGCACCTTGCCCGCCAGCGGCCGGTAGTAGTGCACCTCCACGCCGCACTCGACGAGCTTCTGTTCGATCTTCTGATCGAAGTCCTTGTCCCCGCGAACCTCCTCGCTGCCCACGGGGTCCACCACCACACGGCACTTCACCCCCGCGCTCACCCGCTCCCGGAGCGCCTCCACGAAGCGGTCCGACACGTCGCAGGGACGCCAGATGTAGACGAGGATGTGAATGCTCTGCTGGGCCTGGCGGATGTCTTCCAGCATCCGCTCGAAGACCGCGCCGTTCTCGATCAATTCCACTTGGTGTCCTGGCTGCAAGGACACCCCCGTGGACTGGAACAGCACGAAGGAAAACCCGTCCGGGCCCTTCGGAAGGTGAAAGGGTCCCTTCATCTCGTGGCGGCGCCCTTCCTCCGGGCTCCACCCGTGCGCGCCCGGCTGTGGCACCACCTCATCCAATGGATCCACCATCACACCCGCTCCTTCCCCTGGCCGGCCAAGCTAGGAACGCCGGGCCCCCCTGGCAGGCGGGGCAAAGCCCCCACCTGTCGACTGGCGGACGATCTCATCCCGCCGTTGCCCTGAGGCGCGGGTCATGGCGAAGTGCGCGCTCCCTCTTTCCCCCAGGAGATCCCTCCATGGCCATTGACGATGTGAAGGGCCCTTCCGTCCAGGAACTCCTGTCCCTCCCCCGCCTGGCCCCCCTCGTGCCCATGCTCTATGTGGCCTGGACCGATGGCGAGCTGACACACGAGGAGATCCGGGCCCTGGGGGCCGCGGCCCGCGTGCAGCCCTGGCTGGACTTGCGCGCCAGCGTGGTGCTGGCCCAATGGCTGGATCCGCTGCACCCGCCCTCCCCTCTGGCCCTGGCGCACCTGCGCGAGCACATCCGCCGCACCGCCGAGCGCCTGGAGAGCAGCGATCAGCAGAGTCTGGCGGAGCTGGGCTCCCAGCTCGCCCAGCTCCTGGGAGGCCAGGACGCCCTGCCCGCCCCCATGCCGGAGCTGGCCCGCACCTTGGCCCCGCTGGAGACCTCGCTGGGCCTCTCTGGCGCCGAGGCCGTGCGCACGCTCGTGGCCCCGGTGCACCGCGATGACACCTCGCCCGAGCCCTCCTTTCCGGTGGAGGCGCTGCGCGCCGTGCTGGACCGCACCTACTCCGCCGAGCGCGCGCAGGTCCGCGCCTGGCTTGCCGAGCCCGCATTCCGTCACGCGGATGAGCGGGACACGTCCGCCTACCGGGCCCAGGTCTTCACCTGGCTGAAGGCCTTGGCCGATCGGGGCCTGGGGAAGCTGGCGTACCCGGAGGACCTGACGAAGGTGGACCTGGGCGCGTTCATCGCCGCGTTCGAGACGCTGGCCTTCTTCGACTTGAGCCTCGTCATCAAGGCGGGGGTGCAGTTCGGGCTTTTCGGCGGCAGCGTCTTCTTCCTGGGCACGGAGCGGCACCACCGCGAGCTCCTGCCGAAGATCGCCTCCCTGGAGCTGCCGGGCTGCTTCGCCATGAGCGAGCTGGGCCACGGCTCCAACGTCCGGGACGTGGGGACGGTGGCCCGCTACGACGAGCAGCGGGGCGACTTCGTGGTGGAGACCCCCTCGGAGGGGGCGCGCAAGGAGTGGATTGGCAACGCGGCGCTGCACGGGCGGATGGCCACGGTGTTCGCCCAGCTCGAGGTGAAGGGAGAGCGCCACGGCGTCCACGCCCTGCTGGTGCCCCTGCGGGACGAGAACGGCCAGTTGCTGCCGGGCGTCCGGGCGGAGGACTGCGGCCTGAAGATGGGCCTCAACGGGGTGGACAACGGCCGGTTGTGGTTCGACTCGGTCCGGGTGCCGCGCGAGAACCTGCTGAACCGCTTCTCGCAGGTGAGCCCCGAGGGCGAGTACACCAGCAGCATCCCCAGCGCCTCCAAGCGCTTCTTCACCATGCTGGGGACGCTGGTGGCGGGCCGGGTGAGCGTGGCCACCGCGGGGCTGAGCGCGGCCAAGAGCGGGCTGGCCATCGCCATCGGCTACGCGGAACAGCGGCGGCAGTTCGGCCCTGCGGGGGCCTCCGAGGTGCGGCTGCTGGACTACCCCACCCACCAGCTCCGGCTGCTGCGCCCGCTGGCCACCACGTACGCGCTGGACTTCGCCCTGAAGCACCTGGTGAAGCGGTACACCGAGCGGACGGAAGAGGATGCCCGGGAGGTGGAGGCCCTGGCCGCGGGCCTCAAGGCCTACACCACGTGGCACACCACGCGGACGCTCCAGGAGGCGCGCGAGGCATGCGGCGGACAGGGCTATCTGGCCGCCAACCGGCTGCCCTCGCTCAAGGCGGACACGGATGTGTTCACCACCTTCGAGGGCGACAACACGGTGCTGATGCAGCTCGTCGCCAAGAGCGTGCTGACGGGGTACCGGCAGCAGTTCGAGGACGAGCGCGTCTTCACGGTGATGAAGCTCATCGTGGAGCGGGCCTCGGCGGCCCTGACGGACCGCAACCCCTTCCAGGCGCGGCGCACGGGCAGCGAGCACCTGAGGGATGGGGACTTCCAGCTCGGGGCGCTGCGCTTCCGGGAAGCGGACCTGGTGGCCTCGGCGGCGCGGCGGCTGCGCAAGCGGCTGGGCTCGGGCATGGACTCCTTCCAGGCCTTCAACGAATGCCAGGATCACCTGCTGGCGCTGGCCCACGCGCACGTGGAGCGGGTGGTGCTGGAGCAATTCATCGCGGGGATCGCCTGGGTGGAAGACCTGCCCACGCGCACGGTGCTCAGCAAGCTGTGTGACTTGTACGGACTGGGCTGCCTGATGGACGCGGGCGGCTGGTTCGTGGAGAACGACCTGCTCGAAGGGGCCAAGGCCAAGGCCATCCGGAAGGAAGTGGCGCGGCTGTGCGCGGAGCTGCGGCCGGACGCGGTGGCCCTGACCCACGCCTTCGGCATTCCGGACACGTGCCTGGCGGCCCCCATTGGCCTGGGCCACCTCTCGCCCTGAGGAGCA
Protein-coding sequences here:
- a CDS encoding GNAT family N-acetyltransferase — encoded protein: MSTEWILRPIARQDDAAVAHIIRTVMPEFGADGPGFALHDPEVDRMSAAYSRPGHAYFVLEQGGRVAGGGGIAPLAGNTDGVCELQKMYFLPEARGQGQGERMLRQCLAFAREAGYRLCYLETLTGMDGAQKLYQRLGFERIPKSMGSTGHFGCDRFYTLRLQPLSGEG
- a CDS encoding endonuclease III domain-containing protein — protein: MESGQRDKVPFEIEAVLGRIRQEVRGFADAAMFALAAQGHTTLFEQLVACILSIRTRDEVSLPTSLALLRRAHTPEAMSQLTPEEIEALIAQVTFPEPKARQIHALAKRTVEEFGGQLPADAEVLQSFRGVGPKCAHLALGVACGHEAISVDIHVHRVTNRWGYVRTRSPEQTLKALEARLPRAYWIEINRLLVPFGKHVCTGSRPQCSRCPVLAMCQQVGVLHPR
- a CDS encoding phospholipase D-like domain-containing protein translates to MVDPLDEVVPQPGAHGWSPEEGRRHEMKGPFHLPKGPDGFSFVLFQSTGVSLQPGHQVELIENGAVFERMLEDIRQAQQSIHILVYIWRPCDVSDRFVEALRERVSAGVKCRVVVDPVGSEEVRGDKDFDQKIEQKLVECGVEVHYYRPLAGKVLGRLLGRTHQKLVIVDGHKGYTGGFGIWKVWEGDGLAPEEWRDTHIRVEGPSVCQMQLAFSRAWQESGGSLLHPEDLPAARDTGPVRAGFVASAGKLGMTDAERMVRVVIGSARKRLWIANAYFTPPNAIMEQLIHKAHEGVDVRILGPGPVHDVPIIRASQRATYAELLRAGARIWEYQPSMMHAKTILVDDWLSVVGSTNFDALSLNKLGEGSMVVADQALAQKLEQGWMRDLEHSREITLATGGTTNPWRRLARRMTQLVGQDR
- a CDS encoding acyl-CoA dehydrogenase; the protein is MAIDDVKGPSVQELLSLPRLAPLVPMLYVAWTDGELTHEEIRALGAAARVQPWLDLRASVVLAQWLDPLHPPSPLALAHLREHIRRTAERLESSDQQSLAELGSQLAQLLGGQDALPAPMPELARTLAPLETSLGLSGAEAVRTLVAPVHRDDTSPEPSFPVEALRAVLDRTYSAERAQVRAWLAEPAFRHADERDTSAYRAQVFTWLKALADRGLGKLAYPEDLTKVDLGAFIAAFETLAFFDLSLVIKAGVQFGLFGGSVFFLGTERHHRELLPKIASLELPGCFAMSELGHGSNVRDVGTVARYDEQRGDFVVETPSEGARKEWIGNAALHGRMATVFAQLEVKGERHGVHALLVPLRDENGQLLPGVRAEDCGLKMGLNGVDNGRLWFDSVRVPRENLLNRFSQVSPEGEYTSSIPSASKRFFTMLGTLVAGRVSVATAGLSAAKSGLAIAIGYAEQRRQFGPAGASEVRLLDYPTHQLRLLRPLATTYALDFALKHLVKRYTERTEEDAREVEALAAGLKAYTTWHTTRTLQEAREACGGQGYLAANRLPSLKADTDVFTTFEGDNTVLMQLVAKSVLTGYRQQFEDERVFTVMKLIVERASAALTDRNPFQARRTGSEHLRDGDFQLGALRFREADLVASAARRLRKRLGSGMDSFQAFNECQDHLLALAHAHVERVVLEQFIAGIAWVEDLPTRTVLSKLCDLYGLGCLMDAGGWFVENDLLEGAKAKAIRKEVARLCAELRPDAVALTHAFGIPDTCLAAPIGLGHLSP